The following are encoded together in the Glycine max cultivar Williams 82 chromosome 8, Glycine_max_v4.0, whole genome shotgun sequence genome:
- the LOC100797697 gene encoding protein MEI2-like 4, giving the protein MPSETIDFKSFSSSLYSSEDICSSKERQASLWKSDNMPNCYDFDQGIKTSLNVQSLSHLSDSSKVNVVATQHESSLFSSSLSELFSRKLRLSANNALYGHSVDTVASHYEEERLFDSLEELEAQIIGNLLPSDDDLLSGVTNGLDHIIQDSSGDDTDELDLFSSVGGMDLGHDNCSSSEQKNSEILDEACNSQLGLRSASIAGEQPYSEHPSRTIVVRNINSQHKESNVYLHQNSLPLKSPTSFPGLHGISKSGKLDGGRVLGVEPAICTPSPETAFFHGVSSSVPNSLPSLVRVKSADNRCEVTESGSPGQLNFDSQAAPAFHPHSLPEFHDGLANSVHHIPPEVAANINLKTQERIDNMQFCQVNSNGRFMEFNECVFKSSGNGSCPLPGHHYKWGNSYQPPGMMWPNSPSYIDGVCAATNLPRLHGLPRSPSHMMATVLPINGQHVPSAPFWDRRHTYAGESLGNMQFSGNTAAHCVDFVSYNIFPHFGGNCVDLRVLPKNLGVHFHNQGDLMFPRRNHMINSFETHKQRTRSRRNEGLPNLDDKKQYELDIDRIKKGEDNRTTLMIKNIPNKYTSKMLLAAIDERHRGTYDFVYLPIDFRNKCNVGYAFINMINPGLIIPFYQVFDGKKWEKFNSEKVASLAYARIQGKAALIAHFQNSSLMNEDKRCRPILFNTDGPNAGDQVPFPVGINIRNKAGRVRNNTQEDNLQGSRSLPNLGISKLSSDGDSHSLESD; this is encoded by the exons ATGCCTTCTGAGACAATTGACTTCAAGAGTTTTTCTTCATCGTTGTATTCTTCTGAAGATATTTGTTCTTCTAAGGAG AGACAGGCTAGCTTATGGAAATCAGATAACATGCCCAATTGCTATG ATTTTGATCAAGGAATAAAAACTAGCTTGAATGTACAATCATTATCCCATTTATCAGATAGTAGCAAAGTCAATGTAGTTGCTACTCAGCATGAGAGTAGTCTCTTTTCAAGTTCTTTGTCGGAGTTGTTTAGCAGGAAAT TGAGATTATCTGCAAATAATGCTTTATATGGACATTCAGTTGACACTGTTGCATCCCACTATGAGGAAGAGAGACTTTTTGACTCTCTTGAAGAACTCGAGGCTCAAATTATTGGAAATCTACTCCCCAGTGATGATGATTTGCTTTCTGGAGTCACTAATGGGCTCGACCACATCATCCAAGACAGCTCTGGTGATGACACGGATGAACTAGACCTTTTCAGTAGTGTTGGAGGGATGGATTTAGGACATGATAATTGTTCATCTTCTGAACAAAAGAATTCTGAAATCCTTGATGAAGCTTGTAACAGTCAACTAGGGCTGCGTAGTGCCTCGATTGCTGGAGAACAGCCTTACAGTGAACACCCTTCTAGAACAATAGTTGTGAGAAACATTAATAGTCAACACAAAGAAAGTAATGTTTATCTGCATCAAAACAGCCTTCCTCTAAAGTCACCAACTAGCTTCCCGG GTTTGCATGGGATTTCTAAATCTGGTAAGCTGGATGGTGGAAGAGTTCTTGGTGTTGAGCCTGCCATATGCACACCATCCCCGGAAACTGCTTTTTTTCATGGGGTCTCTTCAAGTGTTCCTAACTCCTTACCATCACTAGTCAGAGTTAAATCAGCTGACAACAGATGTGAAGTTACTGAATCTGGTTCACCTGGCCAGTTGAATTTTGATAGTCAAGCTGCTCCAGCTTTTCATCCCCATTCCCTTCCAGAATTTCATGATGGTTTAGCTAACAGTGTTCATCATATTCCTCCCGAGGTGGCAGCAAACATCAATCTCAAAACACAGGAAAGAATAGATAACATGCAGTTCTGTCAAGTAAACTCCAATGGGCGCTTCATGGAATTCAATGAATGTG TTTTTAAATCCTCTGGTAATGGAAGCTGTCCTCTTCCTGGTCATCATTACAAATGGGGAAACTCCTATCAGCCTCCTGGAATGATGTGGCCAAATTCACCTTCGTATATTGATGGAGTTTGTGCAGCCACTAATCTGCCAAGATTGCATGGACTTCCTAGGTCACCATCACATATGATGGCCACTGTTTTACCCATAAATGGCCAGCATGTGCCTTCAGCTCCTTTTTGGGACAGAAGACATACCTATGCAGGGGAATCTCTTGGGAATATGCAATTTTCCGGTAACACAGCAGCACACTgtgttgattttgtttcttataataTCTTTCCACATTTTGGAGGAAATTGTGTTGACCTTAGAGTCCTACCCAAGAATCTTGGAGTCCATTTTCATAACCAAGGGGACCTAATGTTTCCCAGAAGAAACCACATGATTAATTCATTTGAGACTCACAAACAACGTACCAGAAGCCGCAGAAATGAAGGTTTGCCAAACTTGGATGACAAGAAACAGTATGAACTTGATATTGACCGCATAAAGAAGGGAGAAGATAACCGAACAACACTAATGATAAAGAACATTCCTAACAA GTATACATCCAAGATGCTGTTAGCTGCAATTGATGAACGCCATAGAGGAacttatgattttgtttatctgCCAATTGATTTCAGA AACAAATGCAATGTGGGATATGCATTCATCAACATGATCAATCCTGGCTTGATTATACCATTCTATCAG GTGTTCGATGGGAAGAAATGGGAGAAATTCAACAGTGAGAAAGTGGCATCACTAGCATATGCTCGTATACAAGGGAAAGCAGCTCTCATTGCTCACTTCCAAAATTCAAGCTTGATGAATGAGGATAAGCGCTGCAGGCCTATCCTCTTCAACACCGATGGCCCTAATGCCGGTGACCAG GTTCCTTTCCCAGTTGGCATTAACATTCGCAACAAAGCTGGAAGAGTGAGAAACAACACTCAGGAGGATAACCTGCAAGGGAGTCGGAGTCTGCCTAATTTGGGAATCAGTAAGCTCTCATCTGATGGAGACAGTCATTCATTGGAGTCAGACTAA